CTCATGCAGCCGGTCGAACACGTACATGGCCGAACCGAACAGGAAGGGATCGCCCTCGCACAGCAGCGCCACGTCCGTGCCCGCCAGCAGGTGATCGGCCACCTGCCGGGCGCAGTCATCATAAAAGGCGGCCATGCGCACCAGATAGGCCGGGTCGCTGACCGCGATCTCGGTGGTGAAGGGATAGGCAAAGCGCAGGGTGGTGGCGCTGGCGGGCAGGCTGTCACCCGCAATCTCGCGTGCATGGCCGGGACGGTCATGGCGGCAGAACCAGGCAATGACCGGGCTTTCGCGCAGCAGGCGCGCGGCCTTTACGGTCATGAGTTCCGGATCACCCGGCCCCATGCCGAGTATGGACAGGCGGCCTGCCTGTTTACCCTGCGTCATTCCGCTTCACTCGCCAGCGCGTTGACGGTGGCCGCCGCCATGGCGCTGCCGCCCAGCCGCCCGCGCACGATGATGAAGGGCAGGTCGCCAAACTCCGCCAGCGCTTCCTTGGATTCGGCAGCACCGACAAAGCCCACCGGCATGCCGATCACGGCGGCGGGGCGGGGTGCGCCAGCCCGGATCATTTCCAGCAGGTGGAACAGTGCCGTCGGCGCGTTGCCGATGGCCACCACGCTGTCCTTCAGGTCACTGCCCCAAAGGTCCATCGCGGCAGCCGAGCGGGTATTGCCGATTTCTTTTGCAATGGCGGGCGTGCGCGGGTCGCGCAGGGTGCAGATGACCGGATTGTCGGCAGGCAGGCGTGCGCGGGTCACGCCGTGCGCCACCATGTTCGCGTCACACAGCACGGGCCGGCCCGCCAGCAATGCTGCGCGCGCACGGGTCACGAAATCGGGCGACATGCGGATGGATTGCGCCACATCCACCATGCCGCAGGCGTGGATGATGCGCACGACCACGCGGGCCTCGGCCTCGCTCAGGCCGCTCAGGTCGGCCTCGGCGCGGATGATGGCGAAGGACCGGGCATAGATGGCCGCGCCATCGTGGATGTAGTCGTACGGTTCCGTCTGCGGGGTCATGCCGGTCGTGTTCTCCCGTTGGGTTGGGTGGCGTCCTGTTGGGTGCGGGGCCAGCCCCGCATGATCCGCTGTATCTGTGCCAGCGAAAGCCCGCTGTCTACAGGTGTCTCGTCCGCCCGGCCATGCGGGCACAGGCTGTAGCCGTCCGTGCCCGCCACCAGTGTCAGGTCGGCAGGCGCGGGATGGGCGCATCCCTTGGTGCAGCCCGAGACATGCAGGCGCAGGTCTGGTGGCAGGTCGGGGGCAAGGTAGAGCGCATCGGCAATCACGTCGCGTGGGGCGCAGGCGCAGCCACGTGCGCCGATGCACGCCCATATCCGCAGGCGCGGATCGGCCGGGTCGGTTATCAGGCCGGGCAGGGGCGGCGGGGCGGCGCACTGTTCCATGACAAACGCGCGCCAGGGGGCAACGCGCATGTGGCCATTGCCCCTGTCCGCGCACCACCGGGCCACGCCGTCCAGCAGGTCGGCATCGATCGGGCCGGGGGGCAGGACGGCACCCATGGCGTGGCCGGGCAGGGGGCCTGCCAGCGGAGGGGGCACATGGCGGCCCTGTGGTGCGGGCCGTGTGGCATCCAGCACGCCAGCGGCTGCAAGGGCGGCATCGGCCTGTGCCGGATTGCGCAGCGGGCGGGCGGGTGCATCCAGCGCCGCCAGCGCATGGGTGAGTGCCACGACCATCTCCACGCCAGCCGCCCCGGTGCACGGCCAGCCCCGCGTCCCGCACACCACAAGCCAGCCCGCCCTGCCTGCACGCAGCACGATATCCGCCCGCAGGGTGCCGGTGGGCACGTAGCCCCCGCATTCCACCGCAATGGCGAATTTGGCGGGAAGCCCACGCAGGCTGGTGGCACCGGCAAGGGCGGCATCGAGCGCGCGGATGACATCGGGCGCATCGGGTGCGGCGTGCGGGTCGATTCCAGCCAGGGGGGAGAGCAGCAGGCTGCGCCGGGCCTCGGTCGCGGCGTCCGCGCTGGCAAGGCCCGCCTCATGCATGTCACGGGCAAAACCGTGCGCGCTGTCCGGTGTCAGGCCGCGCAGCTGCAGGTTGCCCCGGCTGGTCAGTTCGATCAGTCCGTTGCCATGGGTGCGGGCCGCGCGGGCAATGGCATGGGCCTGCCGGTCCGACAGGCGGCCAAGCGGTGGCCGCACGCGCACCAGCCAGCCATCGGCGGCTTCCATGGGGGTATGCAGGCCGGGACACCAGCCGCGCACGCTGGGGGAAGTGGTCATGGCGCGGGATCAAGCAGCATGGCAGCGCTGTTGGCGCGCGGGCGCCACAGGTCGCGCTTCAGGGCATCGGCCAGCAGGCGGCGGATGGCCGCATGGGCATCGGGGTTGGCGTCCAGCAGGAAGGCATCCATTTCCGGGTCATCCAGCACGGCGGCGAATGTCAGGTCGAACTGGCGGTCAAGGCGCGTGGGCAGGGTGGCGGCAAAGCCATGCAGGGCCTGCGTGGTACGGGCGATCTCGGCCGCACCCCGGTAGCCATGGCGGCGCATGCCCGCAAGCCATGCCGGGTTGGCCAGCCGCCCGCGCACCACGCGCGCTACTTCCTGCGCTGTGGCACGCAGGCGGGGGGCATCAGGGCGGGAGGTGTCGCCATGCACAAGGCGGGGCGCATTGCCCAGCATGGCGGCGGCGGCGGCCATGCCGCCTTCATGGGTGGCGGCCTCCACGCTTTCCAGAATGTCGGTTTCCGCATTGTCCTGCATGTGCAGCACGATGGCGGCCTGCGTCATGCGGGCGGCCAGCATGTCGGGTG
This portion of the Komagataeibacter sp. FNDCF1 genome encodes:
- the cobG gene encoding precorrin-3B synthase translates to MTTSPSVRGWCPGLHTPMEAADGWLVRVRPPLGRLSDRQAHAIARAARTHGNGLIELTSRGNLQLRGLTPDSAHGFARDMHEAGLASADAATEARRSLLLSPLAGIDPHAAPDAPDVIRALDAALAGATSLRGLPAKFAIAVECGGYVPTGTLRADIVLRAGRAGWLVVCGTRGWPCTGAAGVEMVVALTHALAALDAPARPLRNPAQADAALAAAGVLDATRPAPQGRHVPPPLAGPLPGHAMGAVLPPGPIDADLLDGVARWCADRGNGHMRVAPWRAFVMEQCAAPPPLPGLITDPADPRLRIWACIGARGCACAPRDVIADALYLAPDLPPDLRLHVSGCTKGCAHPAPADLTLVAGTDGYSLCPHGRADETPVDSGLSLAQIQRIMRGWPRTQQDATQPNGRTRPA
- a CDS encoding precorrin-8X methylmutase; the protein is MTPQTEPYDYIHDGAAIYARSFAIIRAEADLSGLSEAEARVVVRIIHACGMVDVAQSIRMSPDFVTRARAALLAGRPVLCDANMVAHGVTRARLPADNPVICTLRDPRTPAIAKEIGNTRSAAAMDLWGSDLKDSVVAIGNAPTALFHLLEMIRAGAPRPAAVIGMPVGFVGAAESKEALAEFGDLPFIIVRGRLGGSAMAAATVNALASEAE
- a CDS encoding precorrin-2 C(20)-methyltransferase, with product MTQGKQAGRLSILGMGPGDPELMTVKAARLLRESPVIAWFCRHDRPGHAREIAGDSLPASATTLRFAYPFTTEIAVSDPAYLVRMAAFYDDCARQVADHLLAGTDVALLCEGDPFLFGSAMYVFDRLHERFECTIVPGITAMSGCWSAAQRPMVHGDDVLCVIPGTLDEAALTQWLEHASAAVIMKLGRNLEKVRRALRATGREARAIYVERATQPQQRSMKLADMTGPAPYFSIILVPGREGAR